In the Acropora muricata isolate sample 2 chromosome 10, ASM3666990v1, whole genome shotgun sequence genome, one interval contains:
- the LOC136887747 gene encoding uncharacterized protein has product MDEELIIWSDMSLTLKAFVQLFPQFPQLVQVESGVYSENDAQTLSAGQILKLQLIKRTDKILARVTGEDQEFLIPVNSKGKVQILPTVCKDVYYSVQDVADDTCVKFISVVHDSPPTLRLKAGDILKIKKTIEEKFGKYIECEFVNKTQDSVKLPLDFKAAFKPLAQASQYEFHEALQRFALPIRVKFVSGEISLHDSARPLVGSVLLKEKREESTVICTSRSYGKVTVVMVPLHLDVTVRPAQGAFVKDKEYVRICKSFHDGVDLENLDISRLNAPKLCEDGVEEVIYDYAEVKPPLPPRNRPGSPLESSDDEYWDVDPSPPRNPPLPARIPAPKPGKFKSANPLASSLKFGEYRQGLSYRGLQSNLGFAKNYSPDKCIDENGEDEDYIEDYIYMDDPFSDDDSDADDHGSTSAQGNDSCTLSTPREPLKTEPKRFLEKIATKRVTRCLFPRKISKGNKDASRHLTAPSPVTSSGVRPTSNSHSVSNQSAFARFPDDISCLTIAEVGVCLQKLNLGKYVQRFESKQIDGDMFSSLTDEASLKSVGVTDRFDRRKMLRFIQGWRPKL; this is encoded by the coding sequence ATGGACGAGGAACTCATCATATGGAGCGACATGTCCCTCACTCTTAAGGCGTTTGTTCAACTATTTCCCCAGTTTCCGCAACTAGTTCAGGTCGAAAGTGGAGTCTACAGTGAAAATGACGCTCAAACTCTTTCAGCAGGCCAAATCCTCAAGCTGCAATTGATCAAGAGGACCGACAAGATTCTTGCAAGAGTAACCGGGGAAGATCAAGAGTTTTTAATCCCAGTAAATTCGAAAGGGAAAGTCCAAATTCTCCCCACAGTTTGCAAAGACGTTTATTACAGTGTGCAAGATGTTGCCGATGATACTTGCGTGAAATTCATTAGTGTCGTACACGACAGCCCACCAACTCTTAGGTTAAAAGCAGGGGACATATTGAAGATTAAAAAGACTATTGAAGAAAAATTCGGAAAATACATTGAATGCGAGTTTGTGAACAAGACTCAAGACAGTGTGAAACTTCCTCTGGACTTCAAGGCAGCGTTCAAGCCCTTAGCGCAAGCCAGTCAGTATGAATTTCACGAGGCTTTGCAACGTTTTGCGCTGCCCATCCGTGTGAAGTTTGTCTCCGGTGAAATCTCGTTACACGATTCCGCTAGGCCTCTGGTGGGCTCTGtgctgttaaaagaaaaacgcGAAGAATCGACGGTCATATGCACAAGTCGTTCGTACGGTAAAGTTACTGTTGTAATGGTGCCATTGCATTTAGATGTGACTGTTAGACCGGCTCAAGGGGCCTTCGTGAAGGATAAGGAATACGTTAGAATCTGCAAAAGTTTCCACGACGGGGTTGACTTGGAGAATCTCGACATCTCCCGGTTAAACGCTCCGAAGTTGTGCGAGGATGGTGTCGAGGAGGTCATATACGATTACGCGGAAGTCAAGCCACCTCTTCCTCCTCGTAACCGCCCCGGGTCGCCATTAGAAAGCAGCGACGACGAATATTGGGACGTTGACCCGTCCCCTCCTCGTAATCCACCTCTTCCAGCACGTATACCTGCTCCAAAGCCTGGGAAGTTTAAAAGTGCCAATCCGCTTGCGTCAAGCCTGAAGTTTGGAGAATATAGACAGGGCCTTTCTTACAGAGGGCTTCAGTCAAATCTTGGGTTCGCAAAAAATTATTCCCCAGACAAATGCATTGATGAAAACGGTGAGGACGAGGATTACATTGAAGATTACATTTACATGGACGATCCTTTCTCAGATGATGACAGTGATGCTGATGATCATGGTTCCACATCTGCTCAAGGGAATGATTCCTGCACTCTCTCCACTCCACGGGAGCCATTGAAGACAGAGCCTAAACGTTTCTTGGAAAAGATCGCCACAAAACGAGTTACAAGATGCCTGTTCCCCAGGAAaatttcaaaaggaaataaagatgCATCTAGGCATCTAACCGCACCATCCCCAGTGACTAGCTCCGGAGTGCGGCCCACTTCCAACAGCCATTCTGTGTCAAACCAATCAGCTTTTGCAAGATTCCCAGATGACATTTCTTGCTTGACTATTGCAGAGGTGGGTGTGTGTCTCCAAAAGTTGAATCTCGGAAAGTACGTCCAGAGATTTGAGAGCAAGCAGATCGACGGAGACATGTTTTCTTCACTAACTGATGAGGCGTCCTTGAAATCTGTTGGTGTGACTGACAGGTTTGATCGGAGAAAGATGCTACGGTTTATCCAGGGATGGAGACCAAAGCTATGA
- the LOC136887749 gene encoding AT-rich interactive domain-containing protein 3C-like isoform X2 → MFGSKEEFACPRYSSRDDYIGILSAYNARIPQSKAFQNGISMSTDRDELRTEREIRREPSSPPRSYKQHRSSLSSGSVESRMAELDDIQRSMEVEETEEEELDTARIKREPYDTDSDSVSSGREGGTYPHHGARVQCQQPPSPVEPYINNNVSGMDSRIATHEWTFEEQFKQLYELGAEAERKEFLDDLFTFMQKRGTPVNRVPIMAKQTLDLFKLFRLVVDKGGLVEVINKKIWREIIKGLSLPASVTSAAFTLRTQYMKYLYPYECAKKKLSTPAELQAAIDGNRRDSRRSFGSFLSQAMPSETTHAYSSPSPTTTPPAFTAGSPPGISNRSSPGSGPGPSTSNHDVHVPPSVHGNNGVALLHSPGVVQFSPKRSSSATEVASRGVSTSPSDVSPCGSPVKKFAAASSNERSSKPTPTQLPWTHIKIQTQPKGVSQSGHFQFPDSDRSSQSREQRQLPLTLLDQVSDNSLLVSVELNGVVYQGVLFARPSNRPDSRKSNEDY, encoded by the exons ATGTTCGGGTCCAAAGAGGAGTTCGCTTGTCCAAGATATTCGTCGAGAGATGATTACATTGGAATTCTGTCAGCCTATAATGCGAGGATTCCGCAATCGAAGGCCTTTCAAAACGGAATCTCAATG TCCACCGATCGAGATGAACTGCGGACGGAGCGGGAGATCAGGCGGGAACCTTCATCGCCGCCGCGCAGTTACAAGCAGCACCGCTCGTCACTGTCGAGCGGCTCGGTGGAGAGCCGGATGGCGGAGCTTGACGATATTCAACGATCGATGGAGGTGGAGGAAACGGAGGAGGAAGAATTGGACACGGCTAGGATTAAGAGGGAGCCGTACGATACAGATTCAGACAGTGTTTCCAGTGGGCGCGAGGGAGGAACGTATCCGCATCACGGTGCTCGCGTGCAGTGCCAACAACCCCCTTCACCAGTGGAACCTTACATCAACAACAATGTCAGCGGGATGGACAGCAGAATCGCAACTCACGAGTGGACTTTTGAAGAGCAATTTAAGCAA CTATATGAATTGGGTGCTGAAGCAGAAAGGAAGGAATTTTTGGATGATTTATTCACCTTCATGCAAAAAAGAG gaACACCAGTAAATAGAGTTCCCATTATGGCAAAACAGACATTAGATTTATTCAAATTATTCCGGCTCGTGGTTGACAAAGGAGGACTTGTTGAG gtaATAAATAAAAAGATTTGGCGAGAGATCATCAAAGGTCTTAGTTTACCAGCGTCGGTCACGAGTGCAGCTTTTACTCTTCGTACACA GTATATGAAATACCTTTATCCTTATGAATGCGCGAAGAAAAAACTCTCCACGCCAGCTGAACTCCAAGCTGCCATTGATGGCAATAGAAGAGATAGTCGAAGATCCTTTGGCTCATTCCTATCACAAGCCATGCCTTCGGAGACGACGCACGCTTACAGCAGCCCGAGCCCGACGACAACCCCACCGGCTTTTACGGCAGGTAGTCCCCCCGGAATAAGCAACCGGTCAAGTCCGGGCTCCGGTCCGGGACCTTCCACCTCTAATCACGAC GTGCACGTACCTCCGTCAGTCCATGGTAACAACGGCGTTGCTCTGTTGCACTCGCCGGGCGTGGTTCAATTTAGTCCCAAACGTTCCTCGAGTGCGACTGAAGTAGCGTCAAGGGGGGTCTCTACCTCCCCCTCGGATGTTTCACCCTGTGGTTCACCAGTCAAGAAATTCGCCGCCGCGTCAAGTAACGAGCGCAGTAGTAAACCAACTCCAACTCAACTGCCTTGGACACATATTAAGATACAGACTCAGCCAAAAG gTGTGTCACAAAGCGGCCATTTCCAGTTCCCTGATTCTGACAGATCATCGCAAAGTCGTGAACAAAGGCAGCTACCGCTGACCCTTCTGGATCAAGTTAGTGATAACTCATTACTGGTATCAGTGGAACTCAATGGCGTAGTTTATCAAGGCGTCTTGTTTGCGCGGCCCTCAAATCGACCTGATTCACGAAAAAGTAACGAAGATTATTGA
- the LOC136887749 gene encoding AT-rich interactive domain-containing protein 3C-like isoform X3 produces the protein MEKGSLQAPQRSVSTDRDELRTEREIRREPSSPPRSYKQHRSSLSSGSVESRMAELDDIQRSMEVEETEEEELDTARIKREPYDTDSDSVSSGREGGTYPHHGARVQCQQPPSPVEPYINNNVSGMDSRIATHEWTFEEQFKQLYELGAEAERKEFLDDLFTFMQKRGTPVNRVPIMAKQTLDLFKLFRLVVDKGGLVEVINKKIWREIIKGLSLPASVTSAAFTLRTQYMKYLYPYECAKKKLSTPAELQAAIDGNRRDSRRSFGSFLSQAMPSETTHAYSSPSPTTTPPAFTAGSPPGISNRSSPGSGPGPSTSNHDVHVPPSVHGNNGVALLHSPGVVQFSPKRSSSATEVASRGVSTSPSDVSPCGSPVKKFAAASSNERSSKPTPTQLPWTHIKIQTQPKGVSQSGHFQFPDSDRSSQSREQRQLPLTLLDQVSDNSLLVSVELNGVVYQGVLFARPSNRPDSRKSNEDY, from the exons ATGGAAAAGGGGTCATTGCAAGCACCACAGCGGAGCGTA TCCACCGATCGAGATGAACTGCGGACGGAGCGGGAGATCAGGCGGGAACCTTCATCGCCGCCGCGCAGTTACAAGCAGCACCGCTCGTCACTGTCGAGCGGCTCGGTGGAGAGCCGGATGGCGGAGCTTGACGATATTCAACGATCGATGGAGGTGGAGGAAACGGAGGAGGAAGAATTGGACACGGCTAGGATTAAGAGGGAGCCGTACGATACAGATTCAGACAGTGTTTCCAGTGGGCGCGAGGGAGGAACGTATCCGCATCACGGTGCTCGCGTGCAGTGCCAACAACCCCCTTCACCAGTGGAACCTTACATCAACAACAATGTCAGCGGGATGGACAGCAGAATCGCAACTCACGAGTGGACTTTTGAAGAGCAATTTAAGCAA CTATATGAATTGGGTGCTGAAGCAGAAAGGAAGGAATTTTTGGATGATTTATTCACCTTCATGCAAAAAAGAG gaACACCAGTAAATAGAGTTCCCATTATGGCAAAACAGACATTAGATTTATTCAAATTATTCCGGCTCGTGGTTGACAAAGGAGGACTTGTTGAG gtaATAAATAAAAAGATTTGGCGAGAGATCATCAAAGGTCTTAGTTTACCAGCGTCGGTCACGAGTGCAGCTTTTACTCTTCGTACACA GTATATGAAATACCTTTATCCTTATGAATGCGCGAAGAAAAAACTCTCCACGCCAGCTGAACTCCAAGCTGCCATTGATGGCAATAGAAGAGATAGTCGAAGATCCTTTGGCTCATTCCTATCACAAGCCATGCCTTCGGAGACGACGCACGCTTACAGCAGCCCGAGCCCGACGACAACCCCACCGGCTTTTACGGCAGGTAGTCCCCCCGGAATAAGCAACCGGTCAAGTCCGGGCTCCGGTCCGGGACCTTCCACCTCTAATCACGAC GTGCACGTACCTCCGTCAGTCCATGGTAACAACGGCGTTGCTCTGTTGCACTCGCCGGGCGTGGTTCAATTTAGTCCCAAACGTTCCTCGAGTGCGACTGAAGTAGCGTCAAGGGGGGTCTCTACCTCCCCCTCGGATGTTTCACCCTGTGGTTCACCAGTCAAGAAATTCGCCGCCGCGTCAAGTAACGAGCGCAGTAGTAAACCAACTCCAACTCAACTGCCTTGGACACATATTAAGATACAGACTCAGCCAAAAG gTGTGTCACAAAGCGGCCATTTCCAGTTCCCTGATTCTGACAGATCATCGCAAAGTCGTGAACAAAGGCAGCTACCGCTGACCCTTCTGGATCAAGTTAGTGATAACTCATTACTGGTATCAGTGGAACTCAATGGCGTAGTTTATCAAGGCGTCTTGTTTGCGCGGCCCTCAAATCGACCTGATTCACGAAAAAGTAACGAAGATTATTGA
- the LOC136887749 gene encoding AT-rich interactive domain-containing protein 3C-like isoform X1 has product MSVTEMFGSKEEFACPRYSSRDDYIGILSAYNARIPQSKAFQNGISMSTDRDELRTEREIRREPSSPPRSYKQHRSSLSSGSVESRMAELDDIQRSMEVEETEEEELDTARIKREPYDTDSDSVSSGREGGTYPHHGARVQCQQPPSPVEPYINNNVSGMDSRIATHEWTFEEQFKQLYELGAEAERKEFLDDLFTFMQKRGTPVNRVPIMAKQTLDLFKLFRLVVDKGGLVEVINKKIWREIIKGLSLPASVTSAAFTLRTQYMKYLYPYECAKKKLSTPAELQAAIDGNRRDSRRSFGSFLSQAMPSETTHAYSSPSPTTTPPAFTAGSPPGISNRSSPGSGPGPSTSNHDVHVPPSVHGNNGVALLHSPGVVQFSPKRSSSATEVASRGVSTSPSDVSPCGSPVKKFAAASSNERSSKPTPTQLPWTHIKIQTQPKGVSQSGHFQFPDSDRSSQSREQRQLPLTLLDQVSDNSLLVSVELNGVVYQGVLFARPSNRPDSRKSNEDY; this is encoded by the exons ATGAGTGTAACAG AGATGTTCGGGTCCAAAGAGGAGTTCGCTTGTCCAAGATATTCGTCGAGAGATGATTACATTGGAATTCTGTCAGCCTATAATGCGAGGATTCCGCAATCGAAGGCCTTTCAAAACGGAATCTCAATG TCCACCGATCGAGATGAACTGCGGACGGAGCGGGAGATCAGGCGGGAACCTTCATCGCCGCCGCGCAGTTACAAGCAGCACCGCTCGTCACTGTCGAGCGGCTCGGTGGAGAGCCGGATGGCGGAGCTTGACGATATTCAACGATCGATGGAGGTGGAGGAAACGGAGGAGGAAGAATTGGACACGGCTAGGATTAAGAGGGAGCCGTACGATACAGATTCAGACAGTGTTTCCAGTGGGCGCGAGGGAGGAACGTATCCGCATCACGGTGCTCGCGTGCAGTGCCAACAACCCCCTTCACCAGTGGAACCTTACATCAACAACAATGTCAGCGGGATGGACAGCAGAATCGCAACTCACGAGTGGACTTTTGAAGAGCAATTTAAGCAA CTATATGAATTGGGTGCTGAAGCAGAAAGGAAGGAATTTTTGGATGATTTATTCACCTTCATGCAAAAAAGAG gaACACCAGTAAATAGAGTTCCCATTATGGCAAAACAGACATTAGATTTATTCAAATTATTCCGGCTCGTGGTTGACAAAGGAGGACTTGTTGAG gtaATAAATAAAAAGATTTGGCGAGAGATCATCAAAGGTCTTAGTTTACCAGCGTCGGTCACGAGTGCAGCTTTTACTCTTCGTACACA GTATATGAAATACCTTTATCCTTATGAATGCGCGAAGAAAAAACTCTCCACGCCAGCTGAACTCCAAGCTGCCATTGATGGCAATAGAAGAGATAGTCGAAGATCCTTTGGCTCATTCCTATCACAAGCCATGCCTTCGGAGACGACGCACGCTTACAGCAGCCCGAGCCCGACGACAACCCCACCGGCTTTTACGGCAGGTAGTCCCCCCGGAATAAGCAACCGGTCAAGTCCGGGCTCCGGTCCGGGACCTTCCACCTCTAATCACGAC GTGCACGTACCTCCGTCAGTCCATGGTAACAACGGCGTTGCTCTGTTGCACTCGCCGGGCGTGGTTCAATTTAGTCCCAAACGTTCCTCGAGTGCGACTGAAGTAGCGTCAAGGGGGGTCTCTACCTCCCCCTCGGATGTTTCACCCTGTGGTTCACCAGTCAAGAAATTCGCCGCCGCGTCAAGTAACGAGCGCAGTAGTAAACCAACTCCAACTCAACTGCCTTGGACACATATTAAGATACAGACTCAGCCAAAAG gTGTGTCACAAAGCGGCCATTTCCAGTTCCCTGATTCTGACAGATCATCGCAAAGTCGTGAACAAAGGCAGCTACCGCTGACCCTTCTGGATCAAGTTAGTGATAACTCATTACTGGTATCAGTGGAACTCAATGGCGTAGTTTATCAAGGCGTCTTGTTTGCGCGGCCCTCAAATCGACCTGATTCACGAAAAAGTAACGAAGATTATTGA